In Saccharothrix violaceirubra, the following are encoded in one genomic region:
- a CDS encoding polymorphic toxin-type HINT domain-containing protein codes for MAFNAYDELVTDGGTTNTYDALNRLVGTGSRTLSYEGLTRTISAAGTDTYSNLPDGTPLGVRQGTTRSLSVTDLHTDVVATVDPTTGMLVSSRAYGPFGDVQSTTGTPPALGYQHQWTDPTTGDVNMGARWYQSGTGAFSSRDTAALDPRDLLNANRHAYAASNPLTSIDPSGNWWTPVPTPVLPIGVAIPVLAAGGAAVGVGAMGTVAAIGAAAVVGGFIGYALYEASVTRSVKNKFKISINRGGRGGIRYPDGQKPVTGNIGTVVTPDIVSFPSDWGSSWGDEVSAWVGGWATQSAPAVSQAVLEELARAARVRDNALTEAARPELSQTISGSVQALIDAAASAPAIALGNLVSGGKEQAFAPTDTQQATPFLPAQEYLDDSCHTGGRLGTDPFGQVTRGASIWTCGDAPGAGSSGDCVSNSFTPETPVLMADGTTKPIEDVNVGDEVMASDPVDGRTESRPVTATIVGAGEKTLVDVTVDADGDGDSDGVITATDGHPFWVDSAAEWREASELHAGDLLRTPAGSTVWILAVATHTLLKRVHNLTVNGLHTYYVLAGLIAVLVHNSSGCGPVAYGSTELSRIAVKHRIQAGIEAGQNVAIYSIELPNGRIANLAFVNTVRRTHSEGHADEFFAGIGLDPRSVRDIYSERNFCLTEGHECAGRMSKFVNARLSWSFEHGENAAAAIRRYIFG; via the coding sequence GTGGCGTTCAACGCCTACGACGAACTCGTCACGGACGGCGGGACCACCAACACCTACGACGCCTTGAACCGACTGGTCGGCACGGGGTCGAGGACGCTGTCGTACGAGGGGCTCACCCGGACGATCAGCGCGGCGGGCACGGACACGTACAGCAACCTGCCCGACGGAACCCCGCTCGGTGTCAGGCAGGGCACGACCAGGTCGTTGTCCGTGACCGACCTGCACACCGACGTGGTCGCCACCGTCGACCCGACGACCGGCATGCTCGTGTCGTCCCGGGCCTACGGCCCGTTCGGCGACGTCCAGTCGACCACGGGCACCCCGCCTGCACTCGGGTACCAGCACCAGTGGACCGACCCGACCACCGGCGACGTGAACATGGGCGCCCGCTGGTACCAGTCCGGCACCGGCGCGTTCTCCAGTCGCGACACCGCGGCCCTCGACCCGAGGGACTTGCTCAACGCCAATCGTCACGCCTACGCGGCGTCCAACCCGCTGACGTCCATCGACCCCAGCGGGAACTGGTGGACTCCGGTCCCCACACCGGTTCTCCCCATCGGGGTCGCCATACCGGTACTGGCGGCCGGTGGGGCAGCGGTCGGCGTCGGAGCCATGGGCACAGTGGCTGCCATCGGTGCTGCGGCCGTGGTCGGCGGTTTCATCGGCTACGCACTCTATGAGGCGTCGGTCACGAGAAGCGTCAAGAACAAGTTCAAGATCTCCATCAACAGGGGCGGCCGTGGTGGCATCCGCTACCCGGACGGACAGAAGCCGGTAACCGGCAACATCGGCACGGTCGTAACGCCCGACATCGTCTCGTTCCCGTCCGACTGGGGCTCGTCGTGGGGTGACGAGGTATCGGCATGGGTCGGCGGCTGGGCAACGCAAAGCGCACCGGCCGTGTCCCAGGCGGTACTGGAGGAACTGGCCCGAGCCGCCCGTGTGCGTGACAACGCCCTGACCGAGGCCGCCCGCCCGGAGCTGTCCCAGACGATCAGCGGCTCGGTTCAAGCGCTGATCGACGCGGCGGCAAGCGCACCGGCGATCGCGCTGGGCAACCTGGTCTCCGGCGGCAAGGAACAGGCATTCGCGCCGACCGACACCCAGCAGGCGACCCCCTTCCTGCCCGCGCAGGAATACCTGGACGACTCGTGCCACACCGGTGGCCGCCTCGGCACCGACCCGTTCGGCCAGGTGACCAGAGGCGCGTCGATCTGGACGTGCGGTGACGCTCCGGGCGCGGGGTCGAGCGGCGATTGCGTGTCGAACAGCTTTACGCCGGAAACGCCGGTGTTGATGGCCGATGGCACGACCAAGCCGATCGAAGACGTGAACGTCGGCGACGAGGTCATGGCCTCCGACCCGGTCGATGGTCGGACTGAAAGCCGCCCTGTGACGGCGACGATCGTCGGCGCGGGCGAGAAGACGCTGGTCGATGTCACGGTCGACGCGGATGGTGACGGCGACTCCGACGGTGTGATCACGGCGACCGACGGCCACCCGTTCTGGGTCGACAGCGCCGCTGAATGGCGAGAAGCATCCGAGCTGCACGCAGGCGACCTGCTCCGCACACCGGCCGGCTCTACCGTGTGGATTCTGGCGGTCGCTACGCATACCCTCCTCAAACGGGTTCACAACCTGACCGTCAACGGCCTGCACACGTACTATGTGCTGGCAGGGCTCATCGCAGTACTCGTCCACAACAGCAGTGGATGCGGCCCTGTCGCATACGGCTCGACGGAGTTGAGTCGGATTGCGGTCAAGCATCGGATTCAGGCTGGAATCGAGGCGGGGCAAAATGTGGCGATCTACAGCATCGAGTTGCCGAACGGCCGGATCGCCAATTTGGCCTTCGTGAATACGGTCAGGCGGACCCATTCCGAAGGGCATGCCGACGAGTTTTTCGCCGGTATCGGGCTGGATCCTCGGTCTGTCCGGGATATTTATTCCGAGCGCAACTTCTGCCTAACCGAAGGTCATGAATGTGCGGGTCGGATGAGTAAATTTGTAAATGCGCGCCTGTCGTGGAGTTTCGAGCACGGCGAGAATGCGGCGGCAGCCATCCGTAGGTATATTTTCGGTTAG
- a CDS encoding alpha/beta fold hydrolase — protein MGNAEADPDPSLPMSRRTLLRGTGLALGGTALANGTADAHPPGVPVPGPGSPVRPIPVPGQVPATRGLFEVPGARLWYWDTGGPGQPVVLLHALSGSGESWPYQQPYLARAGYRVIGYSRRGYAHSPVRDPDDPRTGIEDLHDLVEFLGVGKFHVVGVAGGGWYAMDYALNHPDRLHSLVIGACVLQVQERDYQDMVGRLRSPEVDALPVHFRELGPSYRATDPDGVAGWLDIHHRAGPDGIVQPRATSLTWAVIERLTVPTLLLWGDGDPFTAPPVQRLLAGHFRRVRTVVANECGHNVHWERSDVVNPVLRNFFRDNRH, from the coding sequence ATGGGCAACGCCGAGGCCGATCCGGACCCGTCGCTTCCGATGTCCCGCCGGACCCTGTTGCGGGGAACCGGGCTCGCCCTCGGCGGCACGGCCCTGGCCAACGGGACCGCCGACGCGCACCCGCCGGGCGTTCCGGTCCCGGGCCCCGGCAGCCCGGTGCGCCCGATCCCGGTGCCCGGGCAGGTTCCGGCCACCCGGGGCCTGTTCGAGGTGCCCGGGGCGCGGCTGTGGTACTGGGACACCGGCGGGCCCGGCCAGCCGGTGGTCCTGCTGCACGCGCTGAGCGGCAGTGGCGAGAGCTGGCCGTACCAGCAGCCGTACCTCGCCCGTGCGGGGTACCGGGTCATCGGCTACTCGCGTCGGGGCTACGCCCACTCGCCGGTGCGGGACCCGGACGACCCGAGGACCGGCATCGAGGACCTGCACGACCTCGTGGAGTTCCTGGGGGTCGGGAAGTTCCACGTCGTCGGCGTCGCCGGCGGCGGCTGGTACGCGATGGACTACGCGCTCAACCACCCGGACCGGTTGCACAGCCTGGTGATCGGCGCGTGCGTGCTCCAGGTCCAGGAGCGGGACTACCAGGACATGGTGGGGCGGTTGCGGTCGCCCGAGGTCGACGCGCTGCCCGTCCACTTCCGGGAGTTGGGCCCGTCCTACCGCGCGACCGACCCGGACGGTGTCGCCGGGTGGCTGGACATCCACCACCGGGCCGGGCCCGACGGGATCGTCCAGCCCAGGGCGACCTCGCTGACCTGGGCCGTGATCGAACGGCTCACCGTGCCCACCCTGCTGCTGTGGGGGGACGGCGACCCGTTCACCGCACCGCCGGTGCAGCGTCTGCTGGCCGGGCACTTCCGGAGGGTGCGCACGGTGGTGGCCAACGAGTGCGGGCACAACGTCCACTGGGAGCGGTCGGACGTGGTCAACCCCGTGCTGCGGAACTTCTTCCGGGACAACCGGCACTGA
- a CDS encoding transposase has protein sequence MVVDAILDTVDNGIKWRALTADFPPWNTVYRRFAAWEPGGAAERLLNAVRDRARLKAGHVAAPRQRRTGDVTIRVRSPR, from the coding sequence CTGGTCGTGGATGCGATCCTCGACACCGTCGACAACGGCATCAAGTGGCGTGCCCTGACCGCCGACTTCCCGCCCTGGAACACCGTGTACCGGCGCTTCGCCGCCTGGGAACCCGGCGGTGCCGCCGAACGCCTGCTCAACGCGGTCCGCGACCGTGCCCGACTGAAGGCCGGACACGTCGCGGCCCCTCGGCAGCGGCGGACAGGCGACGTGACTATCAGGGTGCGTTCTCCACGGTGA